One genomic segment of Amycolatopsis granulosa includes these proteins:
- a CDS encoding helix-turn-helix domain-containing protein produces MSHTAPGLPAVAETLLARLDPLTAGVTARIRAEVGFYVVSDDVPDASLAESVRDNLRLILRALIAGEPPDLAAAHATGRERAVQSAPLPEVLAAFRIGFGGLWAAIAAEARATGAIGDATLVDMVAGVWQLAGDVADAMTAAYRDAVAEMMLRDEHRRSVLVEALLSGEIDQRSLWETAHALRLPVEGRFVVVAAATPEPGGEALPGIASRLAASDIRSAWRLQPHQQVGVLALPAPATVDGVLTVLRRANARAGVSPVYRTLRETPQALQFARLALRSLGDGEVAQFADTPLAVLLAAAPAEAGQVAARVLGPVLALEDRARLLDTLECWFGAGGSAAEAARRLFCHPNTVRYRLRRVEELTGRKLTDPAAVAELSAALQALRMLPGPLPDRDRIRWRHDEPR; encoded by the coding sequence GTGTCGCACACCGCTCCCGGGTTGCCGGCCGTGGCGGAAACGCTGCTGGCCCGGCTGGATCCGCTCACCGCCGGAGTGACCGCCCGGATCCGCGCCGAGGTCGGCTTCTACGTCGTCAGCGACGACGTCCCGGACGCCTCGCTGGCGGAGTCGGTGCGGGACAACCTGAGGCTGATCCTGCGCGCCCTGATCGCCGGCGAGCCGCCGGACCTGGCCGCGGCGCACGCCACCGGGCGCGAACGGGCCGTCCAGTCCGCACCGCTGCCCGAGGTGCTGGCGGCGTTCCGGATCGGCTTCGGCGGCCTGTGGGCCGCGATCGCCGCCGAAGCCCGTGCGACGGGAGCCATCGGCGATGCCACCCTGGTGGACATGGTGGCCGGTGTGTGGCAGCTGGCCGGGGACGTGGCGGATGCGATGACCGCGGCCTACCGGGACGCCGTCGCGGAGATGATGCTGCGCGACGAACACCGGCGGTCGGTGCTCGTCGAGGCGCTGCTGTCCGGGGAGATCGACCAGCGGTCCCTGTGGGAGACGGCGCACGCACTGCGGCTGCCGGTCGAGGGCCGCTTCGTCGTGGTGGCCGCGGCGACCCCGGAGCCCGGCGGGGAGGCGCTGCCGGGGATCGCCTCCCGGCTCGCCGCGTCCGACATCCGGTCGGCGTGGCGGTTGCAGCCGCACCAGCAGGTCGGGGTGCTGGCCCTGCCCGCACCGGCCACTGTGGACGGTGTGCTCACCGTGCTGCGACGGGCGAACGCGCGGGCCGGTGTCAGCCCGGTGTACCGCACGTTGCGGGAGACGCCGCAGGCGCTCCAGTTCGCCCGGCTGGCGCTGCGGAGTCTCGGGGACGGCGAGGTCGCGCAGTTCGCCGACACCCCGCTCGCGGTGCTGCTGGCCGCGGCGCCCGCCGAGGCCGGGCAGGTCGCCGCGCGCGTGCTCGGGCCGGTGCTGGCGCTGGAAGACCGGGCACGCTTGCTGGACACGCTGGAGTGCTGGTTCGGCGCGGGCGGTTCGGCGGCGGAGGCGGCACGGCGGCTGTTCTGCCATCCCAACACGGTGCGGTACCGGCTGCGGCGGGTCGAGGAGCTGACCGGCCGGAAGCTGACGGACCCGGCCGCGGTCGCGGAACTGTCGGCGGCCCTCCAGGCACTCCGGATGCTCCCCGGGCCGCTGCCGGACCGCGACCGCATAAGGTGGCGGCATGACGAGCCGCGGTGA
- a CDS encoding DinB family protein produces the protein MTSRGDVRPPSGNADEKTTLVTFLDYLREAIIAKVAGVPDTAARTAGVPSGTSLLWLLKHLIAVEHNWFVWAYRGEDSLLDHGALPADGDTNDTLIAEYRETVRRGNEIIAACDDLDRPGARSLRETDSCPPSMRWLLVHMIEETARHAGHADILREQIDGSTGR, from the coding sequence ATGACGAGCCGCGGTGACGTGCGTCCGCCCAGCGGGAACGCGGACGAGAAGACCACGCTGGTGACCTTCCTGGACTACCTCAGGGAGGCGATCATCGCGAAGGTCGCCGGCGTGCCGGACACTGCCGCACGCACGGCGGGAGTGCCGTCGGGCACCAGCCTGCTGTGGCTGCTCAAGCACCTGATCGCGGTCGAGCACAACTGGTTCGTCTGGGCCTACCGAGGCGAGGACTCGCTCTTGGACCACGGCGCCCTGCCCGCGGACGGCGACACCAACGACACGCTGATCGCCGAATACCGCGAGACCGTGCGGCGCGGCAACGAGATCATCGCCGCGTGCGACGACCTCGACCGGCCCGGGGCGCGATCGCTGCGGGAAACGGACTCCTGCCCGCCGTCGATGCGCTGGCTGCTCGTCCACATGATCGAGGAGACCGCCCGGCACGCCGGGCACGCCGACATCCTGCGCGAGCAGATCGACGGCTCCACCGGCCGCTGA